From the Macaca nemestrina isolate mMacNem1 chromosome 18, mMacNem.hap1, whole genome shotgun sequence genome, the window AGGGGGTATATCCTTGTTACTATTTTTATCCTTCTTACTCTCCGTctttcttggggtgtttcctaTATTGGGTCTTAGCTAGGCTCAATCCCTCATATTAGGGATTTCTTGCCTACTAGAGGCTTGCTGTGGCTCAGTCCCTCAtattagggattttttttttctatctggaGCTTTCTGTGGCTCAATCCCTCGTATTAGGGATTTCTTGCCTATCTTTTAGCCCCACCTCGTGGAGGCTCTTCACACTCTTCTCTTTTCACTTCATCCACTCTGCCCGCTTTCCTCCTGGGAATTTCAAGGCCCGCTTAGCACTGGCAGGACTATAACCCCAACGTCAGGATCCTTCCGAGAAGGCTAAGCCATATGAGGCAACCGCGGATCCGAAGATTGGATTCATTCACTCTGCAGAGCAGTAGCGCTTGTTACCATTCACGGACTTTCAACCACCAGAATGTAATGACCACCAAGGAAGTACTTTGTCACTCCTGCGACATTTGTTAGCTTGGTCTGCGCACAGAGTTACCTGGTCGCCATGGTGTTGCAAGCCTTTTTCTCCCGGCATTGTTGAGAGTCAGGTTATTCATCACACAGGGTGGGTCTCAATTCCTTACTCGTGAGGCCACTGCAACAAGGCAGCAGGACATGTCTCCTCAGGAGAGGTGATCAAAGACCCTTTCCCAGAGGAGAATGTTTTCACCATATGGACCACCAAATTTGTTGGAAACAAATGCTCAGTGCTGCCAAGAAGAACTAGCACTGAGACAAAGGACAAAAGGtctctcagcaaggcaaatttaCTTTTGCAGAAGAGTTCCTGATGAGTCCAGTTGCCACAAGAGCACCCCGAACAAAGGAAAGCAGAGGTCTTTATCTCTAACGCAGCTTGTCCCTGCTACTGTGTCCTGCCTCCATTGACTGGAGTTGTACCGCACGATCTAAGCTGAACCCGGTTGGCTAACTTGAAAAGTGCGGGAATGCGGTTACACTGTTGGGAAGGCAGGAAGATCAGTTTTGGTGGGAGAAGCCGTTCCCATGAGAGGGGTAATTCACAGAGTGGGTAGCAGATGTGGAATGTGGGCTATCTAGATAAGGATTGGCAGGAAGGTTGTTTACCAGGGCAGGCGGAACAGAGAGTAAGGAAGTCTGGCCCTGAAAGCAGGGAACAAAGGACAAGGAAACTTAAGCAGGCTAAACTTTTGAAGAAGAATTTCTTACTGTACttaacaataattttaaacacttatgtggttatttctagtattttatgATAATTCACCTTTAGGAAATGGTATCTCAAACCCCAAAATGCCAGAAGGTTACCTGGAAGAGAATTGGTGTCTGAAAGCAGGACTGTAGCCGTGGGCATTGACGCACAGGTGCCGTCTGCCAGTTCACCTCTTACTAACAGATGCCAACTGTTCAGGCACTATTTGCTTCTATTAAAATAGTGTctaggcagggcacggtggctcacgcctgtaatcgcagtactttggaagcccaagacaggcggatcatgagatcaagagattgagatcatcttggccagcatggtggaacctcatctctactaaaaatacaaaaattagctgggcatggccgggcactgtggctcacgcctgtaatcccagcactttgcgaggctgaggcgggcagatcacaagctcaggagattgagaccatcctggttaacacagtgaaaccccatctctactaaaaatacaaaaaattagccgggagtgatggtgggcacctgtagtcccagctacttgggaggctgaggcaggagaacggcgtaaacccgggaggcggagcgtgcagtgagctgagatcacgccactgcactccagcctgggtgatgcagtgagactccgtctcaaaaaataaatgaataaataaataaaataaaaattagctgggcatggtggcacacgcctgtagtcctagctactcgggaggctgaggcaggagaattgcttgaaccagggaggtggaggttgcaatgagctgagatcgcgccactgcactccatccgggtaacagagcgagaatccttctttaaaaaaaaaaagtttctagtcttattatttcaacatttcaaaAAGTCTTTGTAGTGTTTAAGATCTAAGTGTCTTAATTAGATGTATCCCAGGTACTAGCGTATATCCCAGGTACTAGTCAATTAATTGTGTCATTCAAATGTGTTGCTACTAGTGTTTcttatgatacatttttaaagaggaaaatgtctgctaataaatatattcagaatGCCAGGAAGCCTACCACAGGAGCTGATGACATCCCctacaaagacaaaaatgtaacCTCAAGGAAAAAGACACTCCTGAGAGTAAATCTCATCTCCTGGGAAAGACAGCACTGTCTTCTATGGATGCAGAAAAGGAGAAGATTTAACACACTAAGCCCTTTAGTTCACTATAATTTAGCCCATTTCCCCTGTTTCTTTGTTCTATTTCTGCTTCTCTACCGATGTACGcaaagaagactgaaataaagAACCAGAGGAAAGCTTTGCAGGAGAGAACGCTGTGGACCCACCTCATCTTGGTTGGTCTTGCCTCTGGAAGAGCAGTGCTGTGGGCATCTCCTGGTCTTTTTATGCTGCCACCAGCTCACCTCTCCCCCTTCTCCATTTCGTAATTCCTGTGTCTACATAACTTTGGCCCTGACAAGGTCACTATCTTTTCCAGTAACAAAACCACAAACATTACCCCTATTAAGAGTTGAGCTCTTGATTCACACTTGATTTTCCTgtggtggtctttttttttttcttttttttcttttttcttttttttttttttgagacacagtttcactcttgttgcccaggctggagtacaacagcatgctctcagctcaccacaacttccacctctgaggttcaagcaattctcctgcctcagcctcccgagtagcttggattacaggcatatgccaccatgtctggctaattttttgtatttttagtaaagacgaggtttctccatgttgctctgactggtctcaaactcccaacctgaagtgatccgcccgcctcagcctaccaaagtgttgggattacaggcgtgagataccGAGCCCAGAACCCTCCTGAGGGCTTTTGATCATCTTTCTCTCAAGTCCTGATTTGTATTTTTGATCCTATCTTAGTTGCTTTCCATtccacaagtatttattaagtgcctgctGTATGCCGTATCCTATGCTCACAGCTACATAAGTACAGATGGCTCCTTAGAGGAGGCAGTGTCTGCGTGTTGAAGGAGAGTAGGAGGTGTTTATACAGCAAGGGGAAGGGAATTTCAGCAGAGGGGCcccaagaaaataaaacccaGGGGCTGGCGACGGCCAGATGTGTCAGAGAACAACATGGAGTTTGGTGTTGCAGAAGCCCACAGGCTGGgccaggaggtggtgctggggaggaaggcagagaagaTGAGCGATCAAGAGAATGCCACAGCGTTTCTCTTACTGTTATTTTACCAGAGCCACTTACTTAATACGATCAGACAATTGTTTAAGAAAACTGGGGAATAGCTTGTTCTTCCAAGAAACTTGGTGCTGAAGAGAACTACAAGAGGAAAAGGTGTAAGTGACTGTGTTCTGAGAGGCTTTTTTTTAAGAGGTATATTATTTTCCAGTTTGTGGCTATTATGTCTTTCACAGATTCTAGAATATAGGTGTGTGTCTTATTGGCCTACTAGCGCTAACCTGTTGAAGTTTATTGATGAATCTGCAGGGTGCCTGTGAGAAGAGCTTCAGAGAGATGGCCAGACCCTGGTGAGAGAGAGTGACATCAGTGTCGTTTTACACCCTGCAAAGGAGGGGCCGTGTTTTGGCATAAGAAGAAGGCACAGTGGTGATTGGTCAGGGTATTGAAGGCTTATAGCAAGAAAAAATTCATTAGAACAGCTTCTGTTTATCAGAGTTCCAGAACCTTTCTTCTGGGAGACCATTGATAGCGTGACCTGCCATCAGGAGAGGAGGCTCAGCCAGCTTGCATTTGATTCCTGGTGAAAGGTGGGTTTGTTCCAAGTAGGAAAAGCAGCTTGTACTGAGGCAGGGACTCTACCTCCCACTCTTTACAGAGTCCCGGAAGGTTATTGCTGATAGGGACATTAGCCATTGCCTGGCTCAAGTCCTTCATGGAAGAGACCAGGAACTGATGGCCAGGAAGCCTAAATTACGTAGCAAATGTATGGACCAATCTGTGATTTGCACTCAGCAAGTCCAGAGATCCTGCCTTTACATCATTGTCTTTTGTTTTCCAGAGTGCTGGTAGGTTAGATCCCAAACTCTGAAGTACTGTCTGTGTCAAAACACTTTCTCCCCATCCCACTTTGAACTAGCCTCTTCCTCAGCAGGCCACGCCTTTTCTCCTAATTCACTTTGAAGAGGCAACAGCATGCAGTGAAAAGAGCTCTGAATTTGTATCAAACAGGGCTGGGTTCAAAGTTCTGCTTCATTGTTTCATGGCTATGTAATCTTAAGCAACTCACTTACcatctctgagtctctgtttccttctctgtaacaCAAGGACAACAGTTGCCTTTCTGGGGCCTAGCATTCAATAGGCACTCAGTCAGTGAGCATGATTCCCTAAGGTGGAAGAGTTTGTATCACCTTCGGGATTTCCAGTGGGTTTGGGGTGTTCTCTTCCATAATCCCAGTAGACTCTATACCTTCTGGCTACCCTGGACCATAAAGGAGCAAATAAAAAAGACTCAAGATTGTCAAAAGAAAGCTCTTTATTGATTGACTCAGCAATGCAGGGCTGGCACCCATCAGCTTCAAACCACATCTTATCCCGTCCATTCCCGTCCACTTTGCCCTCTTCCAGGCTGGAATCTTGCTTTCAGGCAAGGGCCTCTGGCCAGCTTTGCATTAGTTCTCGGCTATGGTTTTCTGAACCCAGTCCTGGATGGAAGTCGCCTTCACATACACACCATACTCAGCCACACCACAGCTCTTATCAAAGCTTAGGATCCCAGCCGCATACCAGGTGTTCTTCTCCAGGTCGTGAACGGCAAAGGCACTGCCCGCATCGCCATAGCAGGTGTCTTCCTGGTACTTAGACATGCCGGCACAGAAGGTGTGTTCATTCAGTATGGGCTGCTCCCCTACAGGGCTCTTCGGTGTCTTCTTTTCGGGGACTGTGCTGCCTTCATAGTGCTTTATGCAATTGTATTGGTCAGCCACAGGCAGCATGACATACTTCAGATGGTCAGTAAATTTAAAATTGGCATTTCGCCCCCAGCCAGACACGTAACCCACACGCCCTACTTCTGCATAATCCTTTGAAGGTAGGCAGATGGGCATCACTCTCTCATTAACAGGCACCTTCTGTTTGAGTTTGATGAGCCCAATATCTACCTGGGAGTAGTTAGGGTGTAGAACCACCTTCTCAATCTCTACAAGCTGCTTTTTCCCCACATAGAGTGTTAAAGTAGGGGCAATGTCTTTCGCTGTTGCATTTTCTGAATGGTTCAGGAAGAGATTTTTAGCCGTGGTCAGCAGCCATTGTTCATTGATCAGCGTGGCCCCTGTGGTGAGATTATGGCGGGAAACCATCTTAGCCTGCCAGGGAAAGCTGCCTTTGGCATCCAGGTGTCCACCCAGGATCCGCTGCACTGCATCTGCCGGATTCTTGGGCTTCCCACATACTGTCAAGGAGAGCAAGACACTCGTGAGTGGAAATGTGCAAGAGCCTTTCCATCTGAGAAAGAGGGGTAAAAGCATGGGCGGCTGTCACTGCTGCGTAAACTAGAAAGAATTAAATGCTTTGCCCTTACCGCCTGCTCATCTCATTCCCAATAGttgcagttttaaaataattctgtttttttaattgtttacatTACAAAAAGCTCTATTTCCCACTTTTCTAACAAAGGAAATGGGAAATACTGAGATTTTTGAGCCCTGGCTGGTGAACTGTATTATATTTAAACAATTATCCCAACAAAGGAATTTCCACAATTCCCTGAAATTCATTGAAAGGGCTAGGAGCTACAATAATTCATTCTCTCTGAAGAAAGAGGAATCTAGAGCATCATTGACTGGAGCTCAGATTTTGTAGATAGTGCAGTTATCATGAGGCAGGTTGGCAGTTCCACACCAGTAAGAGCCGAAGAGACTGGGCCTTTGCCTCTGGTTccgagaaggaaaggagagaacaaCAGCTCCTGCTAATAACGAGAAGCAGCAGTCCCAGCCCACGTCCAACCTCCTTCTAGGCTTCCATGGATTAAGATTGTATGTTATCCCTTGACTTGTTCTCCCTGGAGCTTGCTTCTCTTTAGACCCAGGGCTCTCTAGCAGGTTCTCTGTATGCACAGGCTCTCCTGATCTGTGGGCAGTGTAGACAGTGGATTCAGCCAGTGCCCTTCAGGCCCCAATGATCAAGACCCTTAGACCCTTAGTGACCCTTAGGGAGTTACCACCTAACTGCTTAAGTCTCTCCCTGGCCAGCTACGGTTCTCCCACATCCCTCCTCTTGGCTCTTGTGTGCTCAGAGGAAGCCGCACTGGAAGGCTGTGCCTCTAGGACGTTCCCACCCAGAAGTCTGACTGCACTGGTAAAGTGCTCAGCACCCACCTGCTTCACATTCAGGAAGTTTATCTCCAACAGCCTTATTTGTCCACTGCTTCTCATTGTTTAAGGTGTACACTCCTGaaacaaaaggcaagaaatgAGCCAAAGGCAAAGTCAAGTCTGCACCCAGAGCAGAGTGAGAAGGCATTTAAAGAGAAGAattaaaaggaagaggaaaaggggaCAAATaggaaggggaaaaggagagagaacatgaggaggagggaaagagtgCTGTGCTGGAAACTTAAGTGCGTGGACTCCATTACGCCCAGCAGAACACACTGTGGTCATGTTGGTCACAGCCAGGCAGCACACGGAGGGCTcggggttcaaatcctgactgcGTCTTACAGGCTGCCTGAATTTGGGCAAGAGACTCAACCTGTCTGTGCCTCCGTTTCCTTATCAGCAAAGTGAGAACAATAACCTCTATTCAGAGGGATACTGTGAGGACTAAGTGAGTAAATAAATATGAAGCACTTAGAGCAGTGCC encodes:
- the H gene encoding haptoglobin → MPHSTALPEARPTKMSALGAVVALLLWGQLFAVDSGNDVTDIADDGCPKPPMIANGYVEHSVRYQCKNYYRLRTEGDGVYTLNNEKQWTNKAVGDKLPECEAVCGKPKNPADAVQRILGGHLDAKGSFPWQAKMVSRHNLTTGATLINEQWLLTTAKNLFLNHSENATAKDIAPTLTLYVGKKQLVEIEKVVLHPNYSQVDIGLIKLKQKVPVNERVMPICLPSKDYAEVGRVGYVSGWGRNANFKFTDHLKYVMLPVADQYNCIKHYEGSTVPEKKTPKSPVGEQPILNEHTFCAGMSKYQEDTCYGDAGSAFAVHDLEKNTWYAAGILSFDKSCGVAEYGVYVKATSIQDWVQKTIAEN